The Patescibacteria group bacterium genome window below encodes:
- a CDS encoding FtsW/RodA/SpoVE family cell cycle protein — MKSPDWWLVSGTVLLMSVSTVILYSLNQTPTSDSLRFEKQLAFIVLSLVTLGITSQINYRRILQYAYIGYLVWFLVLIAVLIFGTTVNGTTGWFQLAGISIQPVEFAKIAFILAAARFLADNSFNMEKWGTVARFGAMFGLYFATVLLQPDLGSALILGGIASVMGLATSIRPRQLLLIGGVALLVGVLSFSFYLDDFQKNRLLTFVNPENDPAKSGYNVRQAIISVGSGEWFGRGLGLGPQSQLSFLPERETDFIFAVIGEELGFIGAGTVVLIFAAMIWRLWRLSRELHDDVARYIVIGYVAMLFGQVLINIGMNIGVMPVTGIPLPFISAGGSSLLAMSFGLGITLNALTELKR; from the coding sequence ATGAAATCACCTGATTGGTGGCTAGTCTCCGGTACTGTCTTGCTAATGTCTGTTAGTACCGTCATTTTGTATAGTTTAAACCAAACCCCAACTTCCGATTCACTCCGCTTTGAAAAGCAACTGGCCTTTATTGTGTTAAGTTTAGTGACATTAGGCATTACCAGTCAAATTAACTATCGCCGTATCCTGCAATATGCTTATATTGGCTATTTAGTATGGTTCTTAGTGCTAATTGCTGTATTAATATTCGGAACTACAGTCAACGGTACGACGGGTTGGTTTCAATTGGCCGGCATAAGCATTCAACCGGTTGAATTTGCCAAAATTGCTTTTATCCTAGCGGCCGCTCGTTTTTTGGCGGATAACAGTTTTAATATGGAAAAATGGGGCACCGTAGCACGCTTTGGTGCTATGTTCGGTTTATATTTTGCCACAGTGTTACTGCAGCCGGATCTAGGTTCGGCTCTTATATTGGGTGGTATTGCTTCTGTGATGGGTTTAGCCACCTCCATTCGGCCGCGCCAATTACTGCTCATTGGCGGTGTCGCTTTACTGGTTGGAGTATTGAGCTTTTCATTTTATTTGGATGATTTTCAAAAAAACCGTCTGCTGACTTTTGTTAATCCAGAAAATGACCCGGCTAAATCTGGGTATAATGTCCGTCAGGCCATTATTTCGGTCGGTTCAGGCGAATGGTTTGGACGTGGTTTAGGGCTTGGTCCGCAAAGTCAACTCAGTTTTCTACCTGAGCGCGAAACAGATTTTATTTTCGCAGTGATTGGTGAAGAATTAGGCTTTATTGGAGCTGGCACCGTCGTGCTAATTTTTGCGGCCATGATCTGGCGACTATGGCGCTTGAGCCGTGAGTTACACGATGACGTAGCGCGCTACATCGTAATTGGATATGTCGCCATGTTGTTCGGTCAAGTTCTAATAAACATTGGCATGAACATTGGTGTTATGCCTGTCACTGGTATACCATTGCCATTTATTAGCGCCGGCGGCAGTTCATTATTGGCCATGTCATTTGGTTTAGGTATAACCCTAAATGCTCTCACTGAACTCAAACGTTGA
- a CDS encoding baseplate J/gp47 family protein, whose translation MTHPQRLQRYFSPVLIVFILVVAVLVAAVFYVAFSKTTVAVKLRDVPAKVPFQYSTTDLGLEITETPIDQTFTFTDYEANASEDAVATGTVTIYDETSSNQPLVRTTRLLSDSGILFHTDETVTVPAGGSIEVPVYADAAGASGNIEPDHFEIVALHDSVKAQIYAKSTSPMTGGVIKKVVLTDKIITVAKHAAKAALAGEVNLTAQEVNGTVGDEVNSVEVHSVGKSVVLPDATAAIRKLLLNDNEPITKDAPLTYEANFDGNEWILSGDVETTGQVENLDFIDPTILTDKTEQQIQNVLSDYEQIDSVQVTFVPFWLERTPALAQQINLIIAQ comes from the coding sequence ATGACACATCCACAACGCTTACAGCGCTATTTCTCCCCAGTCTTAATTGTATTCATCCTAGTGGTGGCCGTTTTGGTTGCGGCGGTGTTTTATGTGGCTTTCAGCAAAACTACAGTTGCTGTAAAATTGCGTGATGTGCCGGCTAAAGTACCTTTTCAGTATTCTACAACAGACCTTGGTTTAGAAATAACCGAAACACCCATTGATCAAACCTTTACCTTTACCGATTATGAGGCTAATGCTAGCGAAGATGCAGTGGCTACCGGCACGGTGACTATTTACGACGAAACTAGTAGTAACCAACCATTAGTGCGAACCACTCGATTGTTGTCGGATAGTGGCATTCTGTTTCACACCGACGAAACAGTGACCGTGCCAGCTGGAGGAAGTATTGAGGTACCGGTTTATGCCGATGCCGCCGGAGCGAGTGGTAATATTGAACCAGATCATTTTGAAATTGTGGCACTACACGATAGTGTCAAAGCACAAATATACGCCAAAAGTACCTCGCCCATGACTGGTGGGGTTATTAAAAAAGTTGTTTTAACTGACAAAATTATTACTGTCGCTAAGCACGCGGCTAAGGCGGCATTGGCGGGAGAAGTAAACCTTACCGCACAAGAGGTAAATGGCACCGTGGGTGATGAAGTTAATTCGGTCGAGGTGCATAGTGTGGGCAAATCTGTCGTGCTGCCAGATGCTACGGCCGCGATTCGTAAATTATTACTCAATGATAACGAGCCAATTACCAAAGATGCGCCGTTAACTTATGAAGCAAATTTTGATGGTAATGAATGGATTTTATCCGGCGACGTTGAAACTACTGGACAAGTGGAGAATCTGGACTTTATTGATCCGACGATCTTAACGGACAAAACAGAGCAGCAAATTCAAAATGTCTTAAGTGACTATGAACAAATTGATAGTGTCCAAGTCACCTTTGTCCCCTTCTGGTTGGAGCGGACACCGGCTTTAGCCCAACAAATTAATCTTATAATCGCTCAATAA
- the thrS gene encoding threonine--tRNA ligase, protein MDLNHLRHSAAHMLAAALVQLYPGTKLGTGPVIDNGFYYDVLPPQPITEADLEKITVAMRKIINGQHEFVREDVTAEQAKKFFADQPFKQELVEKFSKQGEQLHLYHSGPFTDLCQGGHVQNTKELMGVGLKLTKLAGAYWQADAKNAQMTRVYGLLFASKKELNDYLLQLQEAEKRDHRKLGKELGLFTVIDEIGPGFPLFYPKGAALRKAVEDFIEAEQYKLGFRNIWIPHIAKDTLYKTSGHLGKYDAMFSAIKLDNQDYYLKPMNCPHFMMLYKSQPHSYRDLPLRWTATTTVYRNEKSGELAGLTRVRALTQDDCHIFLRPDQIETEINNILDLIQSVYQAFGLNDFWVSISTRDPNDMAKYLGEPVIWDNAEKILEDIISKRHITYKVVPGEAAFYGPKLDFMVKDAIGREWQLSTVQLDFNLPNRFDLHYIAADGSKQRPVVIHRAVLGSVERWLGIMIEHFAGNFPTWMAPVQVKLLAVGEGHFEYAKQIQQQLESNHIRVEVDMASETLGSKIRTAVSEKVSYMVVLGDKEVQGKMVAVRKRGSKDTGTMTLDEFVEVLKIDIREHTSPTLLS, encoded by the coding sequence ATGGATCTTAATCATCTTCGACATTCAGCCGCTCATATGCTGGCGGCCGCTCTAGTGCAGCTTTATCCTGGTACAAAGTTGGGTACTGGCCCAGTAATTGATAATGGGTTTTATTATGATGTTTTACCACCACAACCGATTACAGAAGCTGATTTAGAAAAAATTACTGTGGCGATGCGTAAAATAATAAATGGTCAGCATGAATTTGTACGTGAAGATGTTACTGCTGAACAGGCCAAGAAATTTTTTGCTGACCAACCCTTTAAACAAGAGTTGGTAGAAAAATTTTCCAAACAAGGTGAACAACTTCATCTTTACCATTCCGGGCCATTTACTGATTTATGTCAGGGTGGTCATGTCCAAAACACCAAAGAATTAATGGGGGTTGGTCTTAAATTAACGAAACTGGCTGGGGCATATTGGCAAGCCGATGCTAAGAATGCTCAAATGACTCGGGTTTATGGTTTGCTATTTGCCAGTAAAAAAGAACTAAATGATTACTTGCTTCAACTGCAAGAGGCTGAAAAACGCGATCACCGAAAATTGGGTAAAGAACTGGGTTTATTTACCGTGATTGATGAAATTGGGCCAGGTTTTCCCCTGTTCTATCCCAAGGGAGCGGCTTTACGTAAGGCAGTTGAGGATTTTATTGAAGCCGAACAGTACAAACTGGGTTTTAGAAATATTTGGATACCACACATCGCCAAAGATACTTTGTATAAAACTTCCGGGCACTTAGGAAAATACGATGCGATGTTTTCAGCCATAAAACTGGACAACCAGGACTACTATTTAAAGCCAATGAATTGCCCACACTTCATGATGTTATATAAGAGTCAGCCACACAGTTATCGCGATTTACCGTTACGTTGGACAGCCACTACCACAGTGTATCGCAATGAAAAATCCGGTGAGTTGGCCGGTTTAACCCGGGTACGCGCGTTAACCCAAGATGATTGCCATATTTTCCTGCGCCCAGATCAAATTGAAACGGAGATTAATAACATTTTAGATTTAATCCAATCGGTCTATCAGGCTTTTGGACTGAATGATTTCTGGGTAAGTATTTCCACGCGTGATCCGAATGACATGGCTAAATATTTGGGTGAGCCGGTTATTTGGGATAATGCGGAAAAGATTTTAGAAGACATTATTTCTAAACGCCATATCACCTATAAAGTAGTGCCAGGTGAAGCGGCCTTTTATGGTCCAAAATTGGACTTCATGGTAAAAGACGCCATTGGTCGTGAGTGGCAACTTTCTACTGTACAATTAGATTTTAATTTACCCAATCGTTTCGATTTACATTACATTGCCGCTGATGGTTCCAAACAACGTCCAGTAGTGATTCATCGGGCAGTGTTGGGTTCGGTGGAGCGCTGGTTGGGCATTATGATTGAACACTTTGCCGGTAATTTCCCTACTTGGATGGCTCCGGTGCAAGTTAAATTGCTAGCCGTGGGTGAAGGCCATTTCGAGTATGCCAAACAAATACAGCAACAGTTAGAATCTAATCATATTCGAGTTGAGGTTGATATGGCCAGTGAAACCTTAGGTAGCAAGATTAGAACAGCTGTCAGTGAAAAAGTATCTTATATGGTTGTATTGGGCGATAAAGAAGTGCAAGGTAAAATGGTAGCTGTTAGGAAAAGAGGTTCAAAAGACACTGGTACAATGACATTGGATGAGTTTGTTGAAGTGTTGAAAATTGACATTCGCGAACACACCTCCCCAACCCTCCTATCGTAG
- a CDS encoding DNA polymerase III subunit alpha, with translation MSFTHLHVHSHYSLLDGLPKIDQLVDYAKQQGFSHLALTDHGVLYGAIEFYEACKAAGIKPIIGAELYVAQRTRFDRQPRQDDKPYHLVVLAETLSGYFNLIRLVSQAHLEGIYYRPRVDFDLLQQYHEGLIALSGCLSGQVARSILQHDEAHTVDTITRYQKIFGPNNFFLELQRHTNTPEQLIVNNSLIKLSTQTGAKLVATADSHYLQPTDAEAQDILVCIHTKKSVSDTNRLSMRHDDFSLASADSMMALFKDIPEAITQTEVIAQRCQIDIPLGVIQLPFYELPPGKNDNQVLLELCENNITKHYSGEHVSAARARLIYELDVIKKTGYASYFLIVQDFVNWAKENHIVVGPGRGSAAGSIVAFLAGITEIDPLKYDLLFERFLNPERVSMPDIDLDFADTRRAEVIRYVESKYGKDHVAQIITFGTMAARAAVRDVGRALGLTYGFCDTIAKMIPMFTSIQVAIETVPELKLLYQSDADATRLIDQALKLEGVVRHTSTHACGVVITKEPLQFYTPVQYSSTSEHDIVTQYSLHPIERLGLLKMDFLGLKNLTIIEQTLALIKKTTDTTVALDNLLLTDKKTYRLFQTGQTTGIFQLESSGMKRYLRELKPTEFEDIIAMVALYRPGPMERIPEYISGKHKKRTVTYLIPQLKPILEKTYGILVYQEQVMAMARDVAGFTAGEGYLLIKAVAKKIEKLLNEQKEKFIVGCETNGVSQRIAEQLWEFIEPFAHYGFNKSHSTGYALIAYQTAYLKANYPAQFMASLLTSDQADSDRIAIEVEEARSMGIAVLPPDINESYSTFTVVRESLPKQPRIRFGLAAIKNVGQNLITDIISERKANGPFTDIQNFLRRIQHKDLNKKSLESLIMSGALIAFGEFSTLLANVETLLQYNRQAQQDALSGQGNLFSGSILLSPKLYLQPAANSIRRQQLEWERTLLGLYVSGHPLAKVQRLKLPGMITLASAAEQRVNSPVQCLGLVQQLKRITTKSGDAMQFFQCGDGTAQLEVVLFASAVQKLKTVLSEGQCVAVQGKISKRDGQTKLIAETITPWPEEFVLVNLTGTTSTDQAQAAKHVFKTSPGSIPVYLVTKQKILKTDSGIKREAVTQLSQLLGEDQVVLV, from the coding sequence ATGTCGTTTACTCACCTACATGTTCATAGCCACTACTCGTTGCTCGATGGTTTACCGAAAATTGACCAGTTGGTTGATTATGCCAAACAACAAGGTTTTAGCCATCTGGCTTTGACCGATCATGGTGTATTATATGGCGCGATTGAATTTTATGAAGCGTGTAAAGCCGCTGGGATTAAACCGATTATTGGTGCCGAACTGTACGTCGCCCAACGGACACGGTTTGATCGGCAACCGCGTCAGGATGATAAACCGTATCATTTAGTGGTTTTAGCTGAAACCCTGTCAGGTTATTTTAATTTAATTAGGCTAGTGAGCCAGGCACATTTGGAAGGGATTTATTATCGCCCCAGAGTTGATTTTGATTTACTGCAACAATATCATGAGGGCCTGATCGCTTTGAGTGGTTGTTTAAGTGGCCAAGTGGCCCGGTCAATTTTACAACACGATGAGGCACACACTGTTGATACGATCACTCGTTATCAAAAAATATTTGGTCCAAATAACTTTTTTTTGGAACTCCAACGCCATACTAACACTCCAGAACAATTAATAGTTAATAATAGTTTAATAAAATTATCCACTCAAACCGGTGCTAAGTTAGTCGCCACGGCTGATAGCCATTATTTGCAACCCACTGACGCGGAGGCACAGGATATTTTGGTCTGTATTCACACTAAAAAATCTGTGTCTGATACTAATCGCCTATCGATGCGGCATGATGATTTTTCACTAGCGTCGGCTGACAGTATGATGGCATTATTCAAAGATATACCTGAGGCCATTACGCAAACTGAGGTGATTGCTCAACGTTGTCAGATAGACATTCCTTTAGGTGTGATCCAACTCCCCTTTTATGAATTACCACCCGGTAAAAATGACAACCAGGTATTGTTAGAACTATGTGAAAATAATATTACCAAACATTATAGCGGTGAGCATGTGTCGGCAGCGCGGGCCCGCTTGATTTATGAGTTAGACGTTATCAAAAAAACCGGTTATGCCTCATATTTTTTAATTGTGCAAGATTTCGTTAATTGGGCTAAAGAAAACCACATTGTGGTTGGTCCGGGTCGAGGTAGTGCGGCTGGTAGCATTGTGGCATTTTTAGCCGGTATTACCGAGATTGATCCATTGAAATATGATTTATTGTTCGAACGGTTTTTGAATCCAGAACGGGTTAGTATGCCTGATATCGACTTGGATTTTGCCGATACCAGGCGGGCCGAAGTAATTCGATATGTGGAATCTAAATATGGCAAAGATCATGTGGCACAGATTATTACTTTTGGTACCATGGCAGCGCGCGCCGCAGTACGTGATGTTGGACGAGCGTTAGGTTTAACCTATGGTTTTTGTGATACCATCGCCAAAATGATTCCCATGTTTACATCGATTCAAGTCGCCATTGAGACAGTACCGGAATTAAAACTGTTATATCAGTCTGATGCCGATGCCACCCGGCTAATTGACCAAGCTTTAAAACTGGAGGGTGTAGTGCGTCATACTTCAACCCATGCCTGTGGTGTAGTTATTACTAAGGAGCCTTTACAATTTTATACACCGGTGCAGTATTCCTCCACCAGTGAACACGACATCGTAACCCAGTATTCATTGCACCCCATTGAAAGACTCGGCTTGTTAAAGATGGATTTTTTGGGATTAAAAAATCTCACCATCATTGAACAAACTTTGGCGCTAATTAAAAAAACGACCGACACTACTGTAGCGCTGGATAATCTTTTGTTAACTGATAAAAAAACCTATCGTCTATTTCAAACCGGTCAAACCACTGGCATTTTTCAATTAGAAAGTTCCGGCATGAAACGCTACTTGCGCGAATTAAAGCCAACTGAGTTTGAGGACATCATTGCCATGGTGGCGCTGTATCGACCAGGGCCGATGGAGCGGATTCCGGAATATATCTCAGGCAAACATAAAAAACGCACAGTGACATATTTAATACCGCAATTAAAACCGATTCTGGAAAAAACCTACGGCATTTTAGTTTATCAAGAACAAGTGATGGCCATGGCGCGAGACGTGGCTGGTTTTACGGCTGGTGAGGGCTATCTTTTAATTAAAGCGGTGGCTAAAAAAATTGAAAAGTTATTAAATGAACAGAAAGAAAAATTTATTGTTGGTTGCGAAACCAATGGTGTGTCGCAACGTATTGCCGAACAATTGTGGGAGTTTATTGAACCATTTGCGCACTACGGTTTTAATAAGTCTCACTCGACTGGCTATGCTTTAATTGCGTATCAAACGGCTTATTTGAAAGCCAATTATCCGGCTCAGTTCATGGCTAGTTTATTAACTTCCGATCAGGCTGATTCTGATCGGATTGCCATTGAAGTGGAAGAGGCTCGCAGTATGGGGATAGCTGTTTTACCACCTGATATCAATGAAAGTTATTCTACTTTTACCGTGGTGCGGGAATCTTTACCCAAACAGCCGCGTATTAGATTTGGTTTAGCGGCTATAAAAAATGTTGGACAAAACTTAATTACAGATATTATTTCAGAACGCAAAGCTAATGGACCGTTTACTGATATCCAAAATTTTTTACGCCGCATTCAACATAAAGATTTAAATAAGAAATCATTGGAAAGTTTAATCATGTCGGGTGCGCTGATAGCGTTTGGAGAATTCTCTACCTTACTGGCTAATGTAGAAACGTTATTACAATATAATCGTCAGGCGCAACAAGATGCTTTATCCGGGCAGGGTAATCTTTTTAGTGGCTCGATATTGCTTTCACCGAAACTGTATTTACAGCCAGCCGCAAATTCTATCAGACGCCAACAATTGGAATGGGAAAGAACCTTATTGGGTTTGTATGTATCAGGCCATCCCCTGGCTAAAGTGCAACGTTTAAAATTGCCCGGGATGATAACACTAGCCAGTGCCGCTGAGCAGCGGGTGAATAGCCCCGTGCAGTGTTTAGGTTTGGTGCAACAACTAAAACGGATCACGACAAAGTCTGGTGATGCGATGCAGTTTTTTCAATGTGGTGATGGTACAGCTCAGTTAGAGGTAGTGTTATTTGCCAGCGCTGTACAGAAATTAAAAACCGTTTTAAGTGAAGGCCAGTGTGTGGCGGTGCAAGGAAAAATTAGCAAGCGCGATGGACAAACCAAATTGATTGCCGAAACCATCACGCCGTGGCCAGAAGAATTTGTGCTGGTTAATTTAACCGGCACAACATCGACCGATCAAGCTCAGGCAGCTAAGCATGTTTTTAAAACCTCACCCGGATCAATTCCCGTGTATTTGGTTACCAAGCAGAAAATATTAAAAACCGATAGTGGTATTAAACGGGAGGCTGTGACGCAACTTAGTCAGCTCCTTGGCGAAGATCAGGTGGTTTTGGTATAA
- the fbp gene encoding class 1 fructose-bisphosphatase, translating to MLQHPTLSQFVLDQENKTGGSGEFSKILLDIGVVGKVISREVNKAGLVNIFGEAGMANSSGDTVKKLDVLSNEWFVKYLSKTGHFAALASEEETDIVLVPGGENNEYVIAFDPLDGSSNIDYNVSIGSIFSIHHRISPKGQSATLEDFLQPGKDQVAAGYILYGSSTMLVYTTGHGVHGFTLDQSIGEWLLSHEAIHIPSTCDVYSANEAYIHTWSEPDRLFLDNFKKVNPKCTSRHIGSLVADIHRNILKGGLYFRPYDDAAKQTAKLRLNYELKPLAMIIEQAGGVATSGTERILDIKPKSLHAKSPMVAGNLKHLPLPKK from the coding sequence ATGTTACAACACCCTACATTATCACAATTTGTCCTCGATCAAGAAAATAAAACCGGTGGCAGTGGCGAGTTTTCTAAAATATTATTAGATATTGGCGTGGTCGGTAAAGTAATTTCGCGGGAAGTAAATAAAGCCGGTTTAGTGAACATTTTTGGTGAAGCGGGCATGGCTAATAGCTCTGGTGATACGGTTAAAAAACTGGACGTTTTATCCAACGAATGGTTCGTAAAATACCTATCCAAAACCGGTCACTTTGCCGCCCTCGCCTCCGAAGAGGAGACTGATATTGTCTTAGTACCCGGCGGTGAAAATAATGAGTATGTCATTGCGTTCGACCCATTAGATGGCTCATCGAATATTGATTACAACGTCTCAATTGGTAGTATTTTTTCTATCCATCACAGAATCAGTCCAAAAGGTCAGTCGGCTACTTTGGAAGATTTTTTACAACCAGGTAAAGATCAGGTGGCGGCTGGATACATTTTATACGGATCAAGCACCATGTTAGTTTATACTACGGGTCATGGTGTGCATGGCTTCACCCTCGATCAAAGTATCGGTGAGTGGTTGTTATCTCATGAGGCTATTCACATACCGAGCACCTGTGATGTTTATTCGGCCAACGAGGCTTATATTCATACCTGGTCAGAACCAGATCGCTTATTTTTAGATAACTTTAAAAAAGTTAACCCAAAATGCACGTCCCGTCATATTGGTTCACTGGTCGCTGATATTCATCGTAATATATTAAAGGGGGGATTATATTTTAGACCGTATGATGATGCCGCCAAGCAAACAGCTAAGTTGCGCTTAAATTATGAATTAAAACCTCTGGCCATGATTATTGAACAAGCCGGTGGCGTCGCCACATCTGGTACCGAACGGATTTTAGATATCAAACCAAAGTCATTACACGCCAAGTCACCGATGGTGGCTGGTAATTTAAAACACCTTCCCCTTCCTAAAAAATAA
- a CDS encoding phosphoribosyltransferase family protein, with amino-acid sequence MENLLAMLEEVGAVMPNDHFVGTSGSHFDTYINKDALYPYTDKVAMVGEMFAEAFKTYNVQVVAGPALGGIILSQWTAAALSKLTNTKVLSVYAEKKDDTLKMTRGYDKIVAGKNVAVVEDLTTTGGSLQKVIDAIQTAGGKVVVAAVMVNKNPQQVNSDFFGVPFVALAEKIVTVYPAEECKLCANNIPVNTTIGHGKIFFESKNK; translated from the coding sequence ATGGAAAATTTATTAGCCATGTTAGAAGAAGTTGGTGCTGTAATGCCCAATGATCACTTTGTGGGCACGTCTGGGAGCCATTTTGATACTTACATCAATAAAGATGCTTTGTACCCCTACACCGATAAAGTAGCCATGGTAGGTGAGATGTTTGCCGAGGCATTCAAAACCTATAATGTTCAAGTTGTGGCTGGCCCAGCTTTAGGCGGTATTATTTTGTCCCAATGGACCGCGGCGGCTTTATCTAAACTGACCAACACAAAAGTATTATCTGTTTATGCTGAAAAAAAAGACGACACTTTAAAAATGACTCGCGGTTACGATAAAATCGTGGCTGGAAAAAATGTGGCGGTCGTGGAGGATCTTACAACCACAGGTGGCTCACTGCAAAAAGTAATCGACGCGATACAAACAGCGGGTGGCAAAGTGGTGGTGGCAGCAGTGATGGTAAATAAGAATCCACAACAAGTTAACAGTGATTTTTTTGGTGTGCCATTTGTGGCCTTAGCTGAAAAAATCGTGACAGTGTATCCAGCTGAAGAGTGTAAATTATGCGCGAATAATATTCCGGTTAATACAACTATCGGGCATGGCAAAATATTTTTTGAGTCAAAGAACAAATAA
- the pyrF gene encoding orotidine-5'-phosphate decarboxylase: MKIQDRIQLTNNATAKRLFTIMAEKETNVAIAADVTDANSLVKLIQQVGDSICVLKTHIDIISDFTPELITTLLDLKKKHNFLIFEDRKFADIGNTVKLQYSGGIYKIAEWSDIINAHVVSGPGIIEGLWEVGKTKGSGLLLLAEMSSAGNLATGDYTKTAIKWAQQYSDFVFGFIGMKKLIDDPKFITMTPGVNLADSGDKLKQQYVTPEQAIAGGSDIIIVGRGIYGASDPGQMAEAYRQAAFYP, from the coding sequence ATGAAAATACAAGATCGTATCCAACTCACAAATAATGCCACCGCTAAGCGTTTATTTACCATCATGGCGGAAAAAGAAACCAATGTTGCTATCGCCGCCGATGTCACAGATGCCAACAGTTTAGTTAAATTGATCCAACAAGTGGGGGATAGTATCTGCGTGTTAAAGACCCACATTGATATCATTAGTGATTTTACACCGGAATTGATCACCACTTTGCTTGATCTAAAAAAGAAGCATAACTTTTTGATTTTTGAAGATCGTAAATTTGCTGATATTGGTAACACCGTAAAACTACAATACAGTGGCGGGATCTATAAAATTGCTGAGTGGTCAGATATTATAAACGCCCATGTTGTATCGGGGCCAGGCATCATTGAGGGTCTTTGGGAAGTTGGCAAAACGAAGGGGAGTGGATTGCTATTATTAGCCGAAATGAGTTCAGCTGGTAATTTAGCCACGGGTGATTACACTAAAACCGCCATAAAGTGGGCACAACAATATAGCGATTTCGTGTTTGGTTTTATCGGCATGAAAAAACTGATTGACGATCCTAAATTTATTACCATGACACCAGGTGTAAATCTAGCCGATTCTGGTGATAAATTAAAACAACAATATGTGACTCCCGAACAAGCCATTGCTGGTGGTTCAGATATTATTATCGTTGGTCGAGGGATCTATGGGGCGAGTGATCCGGGACAGATGGCAGAAGCCTACAGACAGGCTGCATTTTACCCCTAA
- the miaB gene encoding tRNA (N6-isopentenyl adenosine(37)-C2)-methylthiotransferase MiaB: protein MSKTYFIWPLGCQTNKSDGERVASVLTKMGYTRAVTDTTANVIVVVACAIRQSAVDRIYGKFRWWEKRQQTGDLITLLTGCVLPHDKTKLTPKFDLVFDIEDLPKLPQLLAQTNLETTVNLRDQMEYFAIQPIHNSTFRAWVPIAKGCDKYCTYCAVPFTRGRERSRPSQDIINEVTDLISRGYKDIHLLGQNVNSYGLDKPNAEISFAELLKSVAELPGEFWIRFHAPHPRDFTNDVIEVIAQYPKLCKQINLPAQSGSSTVLRRMNRPYTREHYLDLITRIKAGIPNVSLSTDIIVGFCGETEAEFAESYSLMEQVGYDMAFIAQYSVRPGTVAARRFQDNVTHAEKKHRFAVLTALLGETFMRNQTPRLGTIDTILVEKYSKDHWLGRNQHQITIEFPAPADAQLVGTFQKIRLDQVEPFRFVGSLPPTPLQGARMVR, encoded by the coding sequence ATGTCTAAAACCTACTTCATCTGGCCCTTAGGCTGTCAGACCAATAAATCTGACGGTGAACGCGTGGCTAGTGTGCTGACAAAAATGGGCTATACCCGCGCTGTCACAGACACCACGGCCAATGTGATTGTAGTAGTGGCCTGTGCCATTAGACAATCAGCCGTGGATCGCATTTATGGTAAATTCCGCTGGTGGGAAAAACGCCAACAGACCGGAGATTTGATCACCTTACTGACCGGTTGTGTTTTGCCGCATGATAAAACAAAACTCACACCCAAGTTTGATCTGGTCTTTGATATTGAAGATCTTCCAAAATTACCCCAACTATTAGCGCAAACCAATCTTGAAACTACTGTTAATCTGCGTGATCAAATGGAGTATTTTGCTATCCAACCAATTCATAACTCGACGTTTCGGGCTTGGGTGCCAATTGCCAAAGGTTGTGATAAATACTGTACCTATTGTGCTGTCCCCTTCACCCGGGGCCGCGAAAGGTCGCGCCCATCTCAGGATATTATCAATGAAGTTACCGACTTAATTTCACGTGGCTATAAAGATATTCACCTGTTGGGTCAAAATGTGAATTCATATGGTTTAGATAAACCGAATGCAGAAATCAGTTTTGCTGAGTTGCTAAAAAGTGTGGCCGAGTTACCCGGTGAGTTTTGGATTCGTTTCCATGCTCCCCACCCGCGCGATTTCACTAATGATGTGATTGAGGTTATCGCGCAGTATCCAAAATTGTGCAAACAGATCAATCTGCCAGCCCAATCGGGTAGCTCAACTGTGTTACGCCGGATGAATCGGCCTTATACACGCGAACATTATTTAGATTTAATTACTCGTATTAAAGCCGGCATTCCTAATGTGTCATTATCAACGGATATCATTGTTGGTTTTTGTGGCGAAACCGAAGCTGAATTTGCTGAATCATACAGTTTAATGGAACAAGTGGGTTATGATATGGCTTTTATTGCTCAATACTCCGTACGCCCCGGCACCGTAGCCGCCAGACGGTTTCAAGATAATGTCACCCATGCCGAAAAAAAACATCGGTTTGCAGTGCTAACTGCTTTGCTTGGAGAAACGTTTATGCGTAACCAAACACCCAGACTCGGTACGATTGATACGATTCTGGTTGAAAAATATTCTAAAGATCATTGGTTGGGCCGTAATCAACATCAGATTACCATAGAGTTTCCAGCCCCAGCTGATGCTCAACTAGTTGGAACATTTCAAAAAATAAGATTGGATCAGGTTGAACCGTTTAGATTTGTTGGGAGTTTACCCCCAACCCCCTTGCAGGGGGCTAGGATGGTTCGCTAA